GTTGAACAAAACTTCCGGGGGGGTTTGGagggtatttttgtaaatgATGATGAAAAAGGTGGGTGGTTTTGAAACGGTTGTTGAGGGAAGACTTGGAAAGTTGATTGACTGGGTGAAAGTTGTGAGGTGTTTAGAgagaattgaatttttttggacTATTTTGCCCTTGTAACCCTAAGGCTACAGAATCATGGATGAATGACATGTGGGGGACTGATGattaacaaaatttttttttttttttggaatttaatttaattattaattaaaattgggATTTTTTGTTGTTGGAAGAAATGAAATGTGGGGTTATTTTGGGAATTTTGAAATGTCTACAACATGACTTTATTGGTTGTCACTATGTTTGAGCTGTACAAATAAATGTGCCATATCAGTTTCAACTTGCATTTCATAATGTACAAAGACATTTTTGCCCCTAGCATCAATGTTTATTTACTCTCCATTTTGTCAAAGTTGTGAATTGTACTAGTTGGAAATATTgactttttgtttccttttcGTTGAGTCGAGTGTCTATCGGAAATGACTTATCCACCTCACACGAGTCGTGGCGGAGCCACATATAACACCCCTTTGTCGAAAAATTACATTGTGTAGctagttaaaaatatattttttaaaattacgtaTTGACACCCCTTGACGTCTAGGCGATTTTACTTATCTCTTAGTGGAAATTCTGGCTCTACCGGGTGTAAGATCGGTGTACAACCcaccctccccagaccccacttgtggttTCTCGCGgtgtatgttgttgttcttgtacTGTGTACAATGTCTTAAGCCTAGTACATGACTAGATTCCTTCctagataattttttatactTCGATATAATCTAAATAATACAGTTAAGAGAACTtgtaaattaaacaattaaattgAAAACTTGTTTGAAATAAGTGGCTTAGTTgagattattatttattgatatATTGCATTTTGTAGGAGTGTGTAGAGGAAGAATTGGAATGGCTGTCAAACAAAGATGCATTTCCAGCAATAGAGTTTGGCATTCTTTCGGAGAACCCGGGTATGGTATTTGATCACCATAGCCCGGTTTCAGTGCTGGAGAATAGTAGCAGCACTAGTCACAGCAGTGGCAATGGTGTTGTTAGTGGAAATGCTTATACGAGCTGCTGCGTCAACTTAAAAGTTCCGGTTAATTACCCTGTTCGTGCACGGAGCAAGAGAAGACGTAGAAGACGGAGAGGTGGGTTTGCTGGCATGCCAAGCGAGCATTGTCTGCCGGTGACACAACAGAGTTTCAAGAGCATTAAGCAGCGTGAGCCATTGCTTTCTTTACCAATGAATTCAGCTAAGAGTGCTGCTAGCATTGGGAGGAGGTGCCAACACTGTGGAGCTGATAAGACCCCACAATGGCGGGCAGGCCCTCTGGGGCCGAAAACACTGTGTAATGCTTGTGGTGTGCGCTATAAGTCAGGCAGGCTGTTACCAGAGTATCGCCCGGCTAATAGCCCTACTTTCTCGGCTGCTGCGCATTCAAACTCCCACCGGAAGGTTTTGGAGATGAGAAAGCATAAGATTGGTGTGGGAGGAATGTTGATTCATGAAGCTTGTGGATATAGGGTAGGACAGTAGTGAGTCATCTGCAGCGTCTTTTCagatatttttcttcatttactATAGTTAGCATAGACTATAGGTTTTTGTTGTAATGGTCTTGATGGTCGGTGATTTGCTTTGGTTTTCCATCAAAATCCACTAGGAATTTTGAACTAGTTTGTTTTATTATATGCTTTTGAGATAGAAATCCAGAAAGAAGAGCCCCTAACAAAGATTTGGTTGTTTTTTTAATCCTTCCTTCTTACCTTTGTCATTTGCATGGATTGGAAATGATGCATTTTTGAATCTTGAGAATGATGTTTGTGGCAGTTGCTGGAAAGTACTTGCTAAGCAGTTTTAACAGTTGCAGAAGGCGGTGTTCGCTCGAGATGGAGGTATTGAAGTTTACAGTGTTCTAATTGTTTGAGGGGTTTGATCATCTTGCTTTGGTTTTTACCCCTTTATGTAACGAAGCGTTCTGCAATGTATTGTCTATTtgtttgaataaaagaaagaagatggAACTTATATGCAGAGTTCTCTTCTCATAGTTGAATGATGATTATATTCTGAGCAGTCTTCATGTTTGATTGTTGAAGCTGAAGAATTGTTTGGTAGACGATTCTGAAACTCGAATCTTAGGGCTTCTTTGTTTTCTATGTTGTGTTACCTCTACTTGTTCGACGAAAAAAGCAGTGAGTTTAACATAATGACCTTATGTTGACTATGATTTGCTGGTTTTTCTTGTTCTAAGTAAGTTTTTTTGGCTTGATGTACTAGTGCTGAAGGACTAGTATGAAGTGTTGAGTTGAGATACAGATATTGAGTTGGTCTCTAGTAGTATAATCTGTAATATTTGCTGTCTGTGTCACAGGTTGTGTGCATCTCGATTAATTCATGGAGTATTGCTACCTCCTTCCAGCACACGTGCTGGTAACTCTGTCCTCCAAAATTAGAAAttgcttttgtttttgttttttactgAAATTTGGTCGGCTGAGTTATTCAGTATCTGTGCTGGTGCGAGTCAACATGTATCGAGTAAAATACTTCAAGGTTTTGTTGGGACAAGATTTGACAATGTccaccaatttttttaaaatctagtTTATTAGCTCATTAGTTAGGTAAGAGTAGAAGTGACAATACAAAATGTTagtgatattttttgtttctttgttttgtgCTTATCAGTGACTTGGATTCTATCTTTTAATAGTGGTCTTGGTTGgcttttttctttgatcttgATGGCTTTAACATTTGCTTTTAAGTCAGTTCCTGTAGATGACACTGAACTTTTGTTGTGTTGTGCATTTTATAAACCTTATTGGTTGTGaattatatcaattttatacaagatTTTTTACATATTAGTCAAAGGCGGCTGCACTCATATACTATATATGTATTTCTGAGTGGCTGCTATTTTCTCATGGTGTCACTAATATGTGTGTTGTTTACTAGTTTATGGTTACATATGATGATGACAATAATGAGTGATTTTAAATGATTTACTTGCTTTGACTCATGCATAGTTTCAAGGTCAGGTTGTCCGGTGTACGAAGCATTTTATATTAACGCAAGGTGTTACATTCCAAGGGTATGTGTTGTACTTGTAGGTGTCTTGCCTTGACACAAGTAGTATTGGATGATTCCATGGTTCGAAGTTGTGACCTATAGGTTATATGAAAACAAGTTTACTATTACTTTGAATTGCGGACCTAACTCGAGACCAACTCGAGAATCGACCATGACTCGAGAATCGACTCACAAACCCATTCCCCCATCCTAACCCTTGACGTGAGACCGACATGAGAACCAACCATGATCGAGGCTTGACTCCCAAACCTATTCCCCGACCCTAACCCTTGACGTGAGATCGACATGAGAATCAACCCTGACTTGGGACTCGACTCCCGACCTTATCCTCGACTTGGGACTCAGACTTCAAACCCAAACTAGGTTAAGATGTCGACTCCAGGCCCTATTCCAAACCCAAGACCTGACTCTCGACCTTGACCTTTCCATCCCGAGGTCGGCTCGTAGGGTTGGGGCAAAGTCAAATTTTGGTGAATTGTATTTTGACTTTAAATGTAATGTAGATATACATAAttagaaactatttttttgCAAACTGATGATTAGATCATCATATTTCTAATGTTGAAGTCTAAAGTAGATTATTGTCTATCACCTAACTCAGTTTGACATGCGATTCGCTTTTACccttataaaatataaacagactaaattatttcatattttatagaCTTCTCTCAATCCGTCTATTTGTCATCACTAAATTATTGAACATGAATCAGAGTTTGCTAGGGTATTATTAGTGGTTATAAATACAAAGCATATTCATAGGCCGGCTCTTATGGATAAACCTATATTAGGAGATATTTTTCTTTACCAA
The nucleotide sequence above comes from Solanum pennellii chromosome 9, SPENNV200. Encoded proteins:
- the LOC107031761 gene encoding GATA transcription factor 1-like, coding for MKMEDLDPTACFMVDDDLLNFSLEDETVEEDDEKSTITSKDPLSYSSSSSTNPLVSLLPHPECVEEELEWLSNKDAFPAIEFGILSENPGMVFDHHSPVSVLENSSSTSHSSGNGVVSGNAYTSCCVNLKVPVNYPVRARSKRRRRRRRGGFAGMPSEHCLPVTQQSFKSIKQREPLLSLPMNSAKSAASIGRRCQHCGADKTPQWRAGPLGPKTLCNACGVRYKSGRLLPEYRPANSPTFSAAAHSNSHRKVLEMRKHKIGVGGMLIHEACGYRVGQ